Sequence from the Luteolibacter flavescens genome:
CCCACGTGGCGATGATCCTCGTCATCAAGACTGCGGCTGATGCGAAGGCGGTGACGGAGCGCTTCGAGCTGCACCTTCACTGATGAAATCCGGGGCGTGGGTCGGGAATAGCTCCCTTGACCCGCGCCTCTCATTTGTGAGAAGTTGATTTCGGATGCGACGGGCAATTGCAGCACTGTTGTTGATCTGCCTCGGGATTATGATCCCGGTGGCGGCGACACCCGTGCGCCTTTGTCTGCTGGAGCATCGACTGCTCATGCCGGGCGCATCCGGGTGTGAGTCGGAGAAGTCCAAGTGCTGCCCGGATTGCGGGGAGCATCAAGAGGAGTCCTGCTGTGTGGATCTGGAGGATCTGCCGGACGCCACGGCTCCTTCATTGCCTGAGGGGCTGCCAGCCATCGCGGCGATCGACTTGCCGCCGGTGATCTTTGTTCTGCCGCCGGTGGTGCTGGTGGAAGCCTCGGTTTACGAAGCGGCGGTTCCCATCCGTGGGCCGGATTCGCCCGCGGCGTGGCGAGCCTTGTTGGAAGTCTGGAGACTGTAGGCGGCATCCTTGGATAGCCGCCTTCGGTCGTGCGTTTGCGCGGCCGGATTGCATGCCCGTGACCGGGTAGCCCTGTCTTCAGACTTTTCCACATGAATCCTACTCTCGATACGCTCTCCCGTGCGCCCGCGGAGACATCCAGACCCGTCCGGCGGATACCGGCGTGGCTGGTTCCGCTGGGTCTCCTCGCAAGCTTCGCCTTGCTCTTCCTCGCCCTCTTCCGTGACCGGCTCTTGCCCGCGACTCCGGTCGAGACCGCGCTTGTCCTCGCCACTGCCGGCGGTGAGGAAAGCTCTTCCACTCCATCCTCCGAGCCTGGCGGCATGCTCTTCCAAGCGAGCGGATGGATCGAGCCCGACCCCTTGCCGATCAGGGCGACCGCCTTGATCGATGGTGTGGTGGATGTCGTCCACGTGCTGGAGGGCCAGTCCGTGAAGAAAGGTGAACCCCTGGCCACTCTGGTGGATGCCGACGCCCGTCTCGCGCTGGCGGCATCCGAAAGCAGGCATCGCATGTTCGTCTCCGGCCGGGCCTCCCATCTCGTAGCCATCGATGCCGCGAGGAAGAAGCTCGAGAACCTGGAAGCCATGAGGGCGGCTGCCGTTTCCATGGAGGAGGAGGCCGACGACCGCCACGCACGCATCAAGGACCTGAAGAATGCCGTCTCCGCCGCGGAGATCGTGGCGACGCGGCTCGCGCTTGATCGTGCAAAGTCCGGATACCTCGCTGCCGAGGCGACGGCCGCGGAGGCCTCATCCGAGGTGAAGCGCCTCGAACTCGAGACGCAGACGAAGGACGACGAGATCGCCGCGGCAATGGTGGAGGTGGATCAGGCAAAGCTTGCCCTTTCCCGCACGCGCATCGTCTCGCCCGTCGATGGCCGCGTGCTCCGGCTGAATGCGGCGCCGGGCCAGAAGAAGATGCTGCTGATGGATGACCCGGACAGCTCCACCATTGCCATCCTCTACCAGCCGGATCGCTTGCAGGTGCGGGTCGATGTCCCGCTTGCGGATGCCGCGCGGCTCAGTGTCGGTCAGGCGGCGAAGGTTCGCTGCAGTCTTCTCCCGGAGAAGGTCTTCGCCGGCGAAGTCACCCGCATCACCGGCGAGGCGGACGTCCAGCGGAACACGCTCCAGGCAAAGGTCCGCATCATCGATCCCATCGACCAGCTCCGTCCGGAGATGCTGTGCCGTGTGGAATTTCTCGGCTCTGCCTCCACCATCCCCGGCCAGTCGGTAGGAGGGATACTGGCCATCTGGGTGCCCGAGTCCGCCGTGGTCGATGGCACCGCCTGGGTCTGTGACCCCGAGTCGAAGCGCGTGGAAAAGCGCGCGATCCAAACCTCAGCCGAGACCCGCGAAGGACGCCTCCGCATCATCGACGGCCTGCGTCTTGGCGAGCATGTCGTCCTTTCCCCGAAGAACCTGCGCGAAGGCCAGCGCGTCAACCCGACTCAACCATGAACGAACAACCGATGATCCAATGCCGCGGCGTTTCCAAGAGCTACCGCAAGGGGAGCACGGTGGTGACGCCGCTGGAGAAACTCGACCTCGACGTGCCCCGTGGCGAATTCCTCGCACTGATGGGGCCCTCGGGCTCAGGCAAGACCACGCTTCTGAACCTCCTTTCTGGCATCGATTCCCCGACCGAGGGATCGCTTGTCATCGCGGGCAAGGAGCTGGCGAAGCTCAATCGCCGCGAGCTGACGAAGTGGCGCGCCAATCACGTGGGATACATCTTCCAGCTCTACCACCTCGTGCCGGTTCTCACGGCCTTTGAGAATGTCGAGCTGCCGCTGCTGCTCGCCCCGATGTCGAAGAAGGAACGCCACGGACGTGTGGAGGCCGCCCTCACGCTGGTGGGCCTTGCCGACCGCATGCACCATGCGCCGACCGAGCTGTCCGGCGGCCAGGAGCAACGCGTCGCGATTGCCCGCGCTCTCGTTGCGGATCCCGCCTTGCTGGTGGCTGACGAACCGACGGGCGATCTGGATCGAGAATCCGCCACCCGCATTCTCGATCTGCTCCAGCAGCTCTCTCGCGAGCATGGGAAGACGATCGTGATGGTCACACATGATCCCCGTGCCGCCGAGGCTGCGGACCGGACCCTGCATTTGGAGAAAGGCCAACTGATCCTGTCATGAATGCTTGTCCGATATGCAAGTCATGTAGCGGAACGACTTCGTCGTTCCGGCTGGGTGTGGGCCGCATTATCTTTGCGGGTGGCGATGTCCGGCGGAGCGCGATCAGCCGGAAGGGCACAGCCCTTCCGCTACGAAAGGAGAGTAGGCCATGAATGCTCTCCTCAATCTACTACGGCTCTCGTGGACGCAGCTCTCGCGGCATCGGGTGCGCTCGTTGCTGACCGTGCTCGGGGTCGCGTCGGGCATGTTTCTCTACACCGCGGTGGAGACCTTGCAGCGTTCCCTGGCCAAGGCCACCGAGCAGAGCGCGGCGGACACGACGCTCGTCGTGTACCGGCAGAATCGCTTCTGCCCCTCCGCCAGCCGCCTGCCGGAACACTACGCCGATGAGATCCTCCGCATCGATGGCGTGCGTGATGTCATCCCGGTGCAGATCGTGGTGAACAACTGCGGGGCTTCGCTCGATGTGATCACCTTCCGCGGCGTGCCGGATGATCAGCTCGCGAAATTTGCGCCGGAGATCCAGGTGATCGCCGGCAGCATGGAGGAATGGCAAAAGCGTGGTGATGGCGCGCTGGTCGGCGAGGTCTTCGCCCAGCGGCGCGGCTTGAAGCCGGGCGATCGCTTCGACGGCGCAGGCGTGACCGTCACCGTCGCGGGTATCCTCCGGTCACCATTCCCGCAGGACAACAACGTCGCCTATGTGAAGCTGCCCTTTCTCCAGCGCGCGTCAAAGGCGGGCCTCGGCGTGGTCACGCAGTTCAATGTGCGTGTGAATTCGGGGGATGATCTGAAGCCGGTCGCGAGAGCCATCGACGAGCGCTTTCACTCGGATGCCCAGCCGACCGACACGCGGCCGGAGAAAGCCTTCTTTGCTGAGACCGCCGCCGAGTTGATCGAGCTGATCGGCTTCACGCGATGGCTCGGCATCGGTGCTGTATTGGCCGTGACCGCCCTCGTTGCGAATGCACTGCTGCTCGTGGTCCGCGGACGCGTGAAGGAGAATGCGGTGCTGCGCACGCTCGGCTATCCAGGCCGCGCCATCGGCTGCCTGGTCATCGGTGAGGGTGGCATGCTAGGGCTGGCAGGTGGCATTGCAGGCGTCGGCTTGTCCGCCGCCTTCCTCCGCTGGCAGAGCTTCACCATGGGGAATGAGGGGCAGACCCTCGCGATCCAGCCGGATGCCTCGGTCATCGTCACCGGCATCCTCGCGGCGCTGCTGTTAGGCATCCTCGCCTCGTTGTGGCCCGCCTGGCAGGCCGTGATGCAACCCATCGTCAAGAACCTCCGCGGATAATCATGCTCCCATTCTCATACGCGGTGAGGAATCTCACCCGCTCGAAAAGCAGGCTGCTCCAGACCATCGGCGGCAGTGCCCTTGTGGTGCTGCTGGTGATGGCCGCAGTGGCGATCAACCAAGGGATGAAGCGAGTGCTCTCCGCATCCGGTTCGCCGAACAATGTCGTCCTCGTCGGGGCGGGATCCGAGGAAAGCATCCAGCGCAGCGAGGTGGCGGAGAGTGCCGCCGGGATTGCGGAGGCGGCCGTCCCCGGCATCGGTGAAGAGCTCGGGGTGCGAGCCGTCTCCAGCGAGATCCACTACATGAATTATGTCGATCTCGGTGGCGGCCAGCGGGCGCAGGCAATGTTCCGCGGAGTCACTCCACAGGCGCTTCGCGTCCATCCGGAGGTCCGCGTCATCGCGGGGAGCTTTCCTTCCGCAGGGCAGATCATGATCGGTCGGCTGGCCTGGCGAAAGCTCGGTGTGCCGGAGGCTGCCCTGCAGCCGGGAAAGCACGTCACACTCGATGGCCAGGACCTCGTGATCTCCGGGATCTTCGCCGCTCCCGGCACGGTGCTGGAGTCGGAGCTATGGGCCACCCTCGGGGACATCCGCGTGCTGTCGAAGCGCGAGACGGTATCCTGTGTCGTCCTCCGCCTCGATGATCCCGCGGGATTCGCCGATGCCGATCTCTTCGCAAAACAGCGGCTCGATCTCGAACTCAGCGCGATCCGCGAGAGCGACTACTATGCACGCCTTAGTTCGTTCTTCAAGCCGCTGCGGGCGATGACCTGGATCACCGCAGGCCTGATCGCTGCGGGAGCCTTGTTCGGCGGGGTGAATACGCTTTACGCGGCATTTGCCTCGCGGGTGCGAGAGATGGCCACGCTGCAGGCAATCGGCTATGGCCGCGGCGCGCTGCTCGCCAGTCTGGTCCAGGAAAGCACGCTGGCTTGTCTCACCGGCACCTTGCTCGCGTCGCTCGCCGCGGTGCTGCTGCTGGATGGACGCACCGTGCCATTCTCCATCGGTGCCTTCACGCTCGAGATCGGGCCGGGCGTTGCGATCACCGGCGTGGTGACCGGGCTGCTCCTCGGCCTGCTGGGTGCCTTGCCCCCGGCAATCCGCTGCCTGAAACCATCTCTTCCCTTCGCCCTCCGGTCCTCCTGAATCTCTAAACCACTACCAACAAACTCCATCATGAAAACAAAACTGATCCTTGCCGCCGCCGTCAGCCTGCTCGCCTCCTGTCAGGAGAAGTCCGCACCCGCTGCGGAGCAAAAGACTCCAGCGGCACCGAGCGCGGAATTGTCGAAGGTCTTCGCCACTGTCCCCACGGGTGAGGCGAAGGCCATCCATCTCGTCCGCACCACCGTGCAGCCCGGTGATGAGATCACCCTGACCGGGCGCATCATGGGCAAGTCGAAACCTTTCGTCGAAGGCCGCGCCGCTTTCGTGCTGGGCGATGCGGAAGTGCTCACACCATGCAGTGAGAAGCCGGGCGACAACTGCGAGACGCCGTGGGACACCTGCTGCAACTCCGCCGAGGAAAAGAAGGCCGGCATCGCCACCATCCAAATCACCGGAGCCGATGGCAAGGTGCTGGCGGAAGGCGTCGAAGGAGTCGGCGGACTGGCCAATCTCGCCACCGTGACGGTCTCGGGCGAGGTCGCCCCGGGATCATCCGCGGATGCCCTGATCGTGAATGCGACCGCGCTGCAGGTGAAGTGAGGTGATGCGAAGTATGGGCGTGCGTGTGACGCTATCGCCACCGATCTTTCCGGGTATCCCGGGGTGCCTCCTTTGACATGGCTGGCTCCCCGGGCAGCCCGGGCTTTGGCGATGACTTCACCTCCTCCCGTTCCCACGTTTCGAGAAGCGTTGCGCTTCTGGATCAAGCTCGGCTGGATCAGCTTTGGCGGTCCGGCGGGGCAGTTCGCGATCATGCACCGGGAACTGGTGGAGAAGCGCCGCTGGCTGAGCGAAGAACACTTCCTGCACGCGCTGAATTTCTGCATGCTGCTGCCCGGGCCGGAAGCCCAGCAGCTCGCGACCTATCTCGGTTGGCGCCTGCACGGTGCCCGGGGTGGCATCGCGGCAGGTGCCTTGTTCGTGATTCCCTCGGTCCTCATCCTGTTTTTCCTGAGCTGGCTCTACATGGCCGGGGGTGAGGTGACGTGGATCCAGGGGATCTTCTACGGACTGATGCCGGCGGTCATCGCGATCGTCGCATCGGCGGTGAAGCGCATCGGCTCGAAGGCGCTGAAGACACCGGCGCTGTGGGTGCTGGCACTTCTCGCCTTCGTTGCGATCTTCTTTTTCAAGGTGAACTTCGTCGTGATCCTGACTGTCACAGCATTGGTCGGATGGATCGGCGCAAGATTCTGCCCGTCGCAATTCCCGGCGGGGAAGGGGTATGGGAAAGCGGATGCGGGAAGAGCATCCTTTGTGCAGCTCCCGCCATCGCCTCGCGCGACCTTGCGGCGGAGCCTTACCGTGACTGGCATTTGTCTCGCGCTGTGGTGGCTGCCGGTCGTTGCTTGCGGGCTGCTGTCAGGCTGGCATGGCGTCCATTTCCAACAGGGGCTCTTCTTCAGCAAGACGGCGATGGTCACGATCGGCGGGGCGTATGCGGTGCTGCCGTATGTGAACCAGATGGCAGTGGAGCATTACCACTGGCTGGATGCCGGGCAGATGATGGCGGGCCTAGGTCTAGCGGAGACGACGCCCGGGCCGCTGATCATGGTGCTGCAATTCGTGGGCTTTGTGGCCGCGTGGCAGAATCCCGGCGACATGTCGCCTTTGCTAGCAGCGACGTTGGGAGCGGGAATCACCACGTGGGTGACGTTCTTGCCGTGCTTCCTGTTCGTCTTCCTCGGCGCGCCTCATGTGGAGAGGCTGCATGAGCGACCACGGCTCGCATCGGTGCTCACGGCGATCACCGCTGCCGTCGTGGGAGTCATCCTCAATCTCGCGATCTGGTTTGCCATGCACGCGCTCTTTCCCGAGGGCAGGGGCTTCGATGCGATCGTCGCCGTGATGGCCATCGCCGCGTGGATCGCGATGGAGAGATTCAAGGTGGGCATCCTCCCCGTGCTTGCGACGTGCGCGGCGCTGGGGGTATTGGTCTCGATGCTCGGTGGCGTGTAGGGAAGCGCTCTAACTCCGCTCCACGAAAAAGGCCGGGCATTGCTGCCCGGCCTTTTCGGTTCAGAAGGGAATGTCGTCTTCCTCGTCGTGGTAGTCGCCGGAGCTTGCCGGCGAGGCACCTTGCGGTGCGGAAGATTGGCGCGGCTGCTGGGAATACCCGCCGCCACCGCCACCGTCTCCATTGCCGGGACGCGAGCCGCCACCACCACCGCCGCCTGCACCTTGCTTGCCGTCAGGCAGGAATTGCAGGACTTCGGCGACGACCTTGAGCTTGCTGCGCTTCTGGCCGGACTGCTTGTCCTCCCAGGTGTCCATCTGCAAGCGGCCTTCGACGAAAACGCCGCGGCCCTTGGTCAGGTACTTCTGCGCATTCTCCGCATTCGTACCCCAGACGGTGATGTCCACGAAGGTGGTTTCATCGGACCAGTTGCCATTGCCATCCGCGACACGCCGGTTCACGGCAAGACCAAGGTCGCCGACAGCGGTTCCCTTGGGAGTGTAGCGGACTTCGGGATCACGGGTGAGATTCCCGATCAACATCACTTTGTTGAGATTGGCCATGGCAGGGTAGGGGCAGGCTAGTTATGGCAAGGAAAGGGAAGAAAGATGAGGTGTTCCAGTGAACATCTCAAGCGAAATCTCAGGCAACGCGCTGGAAGTGCTGCAGGTGAACGTTTCCGTTCAGCTTCAGCTTCTCCTGGATGCGGGTGATGGTCTCAGGCTCGGCCTTGAAGGAGTAGCTCACGTAGTGGCCGCTTTCCAGATGGCGGGAGGCGTAGGCGAACTTGCGGCGGCCGAGCTGGCGGACGTCGGCGACGTTCGCGCCTTCGGATTCGATTTCCTTGCTGACGGTGGCGACGAGGTCATCGATGGTGCCTTCGATCGACTTGGTGTTCAGGATGACGAGTCCTTCGTACTTGCGGCTCATGTGGGGTCGTTTTGGTTAGGTGGTTCCGTTGTTGCTATTGTAAAATCCGGCTGCGGCCGTGAGGCCTTGGGAGAGCGCAAGCTGCACAGCGGCAACGGCTCTTGCAAGTGTGTTTTCAAGCGCTTCCCGCTCATCCTCGCGGAAGGTTCCCAGCACGTGGCCGGTCATGTTTCCAGGCTCCGAGGCACCGATCCCGACCTTCAGCCGGGGGAAGGCGTCGCCTCCCAGATGCTCGATCATGGACTTGATTCCATTGTGCCCTCCGGCGCTGCCTCTCTCGCGGAAACGCAGCTTGCCGAGCGGCAGCGAGACATCGTCATAGACCACCAGCACCTGCTCCGGCGTCCACTTGTGAAAGGTGGTGATCTGGCGGACCGGCCGCCCGCTCAGGTTCATGAAGGACTGCGGCTTCACCAGCAGCACTCCGGACCCGGGGAGCTTCGCGACGTGGGATTGCCACTTCGGCTTCGACTCAAAGGGCACGCCGGCGAGCAGCGCAAGTCGCTCCAGCACCATGAAGCCCACATTGTGGCGGGTGTTCTCATACTGCCGGCCGGGATTGCCGAGGCCGACGACGAGGGGAATGGATGCTCCGGTTTCCAATGCGGGAATCTGAAATCTGAAACGTGAAATCCGGGATCTCAGATAAGAATCCCGGTCTTCAAAACAAAAGCCCGGGCCGCTGGTGCGGACCGGGCTTTCGGAAAAGAAATACCGATCAAGCGGAGGCGGCGGCCTCGGAGACGGCGGCGGCGCTCTTCGCCACGTGGGCGATCACGACGTCGTCGGCGTGGGTCGCGGTGACACCGGCTGGAAGCTTCACGTCGCCGATGTGCAGCGAGTCGCCTTCGTTCAGGTGGGTCACGTCGAACTCGAGGACTTCCGGCAGCACGGAGGCCACGCAGCGGACTTCGAGGGTGTGGCCGAGCTGCTCGAGCAGGCCACCGGCCTTCACGCCTGCGGCTTCACCGGTGAGGTGCACCGGGATGTGGGCGGTGATTTCGCTGTTCTCGTCCACCGAGAGGAAGTCGATGTGCAGCGCCTTGCCCGAGAGCGGGTCGTGCTGGACGGTCTGGAGGAAGGCGAGCTGGTTCGCACCGCCGAGGTCCAGATTGATGAGAATGTTTTCCGAGGTGGCGTGGGCCAGCAGTTCGCCGAATGCCTTGGCATCCACCTTCAGGTTCTTGTTTTCGGTGCCGCGTCCGTAGATGACGGAAGGGATCCAGCCCTCGCGACGCAGTTGTTTGAGGACACCGGAACCGGAGCGCTGGCGCGGTTCGGCTTTGAGAACGTGCTTCTTGGCCATGACGAAATGGGCGTGAGGATTCAGGACCCTTGCCGCGAGATTTCCGCGGCCGGGGGCGGGGTCTGTAGCGGTCTCCCAGGGGTTTGTCAAAATTTTGTTCAATGCGGTTTTCGGATCGTGTCCGGGATGCGGCGGGCTTTGACGTGATCGCATCCGTCGGCGTAGCGTGATGACGGATCGCAGGGAGGCCCGCGCGCCAAGCTGGCCATGTGTGGAAACGCACCCGGCCTCCCCGGGGATACCCCGGGGGATCGACTCATCAAGGCATCACGAGGCCCGGGCCTAGTCACGCTCCCGCGTGAAACCGCCCGCGCCAGACCGGACGCGTTGGTGCGCGGTGCCTCCTTGCATCCACCCGCCCGCCAATGTCCTCCCGAGCCCACAGCATCCGCCTGCTGGCCGCCGCACTGGCGGCCGGGCCGATGGATGATGTGGAGGCACTGGTGGATCGCGCGAGGCCGCTGGTGGGGGACTTGGGAAAGGCCCGCTGGCTCAGGCCGCTGGCGGAAAAGCTGGCCCGCGAATTCGGAGCCCAGCCGCGCCCGACCGTGCGCCAAGTGATGGATCGCATCCTCGACCATCGTTCCTTCATCGAAGCATGGACGCGCGGGCAGGGTAGGATCACCGCCGCCCACGTGATGCCGGTGATGGCTCCGGCGGAGGGTGCCCCGAGGTCGTGGGATCTGCCGGGGATTTCCACGATAGGGGAGCTGTCCGATGTGTTGGGAATCCACGCCGATGACCTCGGCTGGCTGACCGCCTACGGCACAGCGGAGCACTACCGTCACCGCTGGCACCAGAAGCCCGACGGTCGCTTCCGGCTGATCGAGATGCCGAAGACCCTGCTGAAACACGTCCAGCGGAGGGTGCTGCGGCGGATCCTCGATGCGATCCCGCCGCACGAGGCGGCGATGGGGTTTCGCAAGGGAAGCTCGGTGCGTGATTTCGTGGCACCGCACGCGGGCAGGCACGTGCTGGTCCGCATCGATCTGGAAGACTTCTTTCCCTCGATTTCCTCAGCCCGGGTGCTGCGGGTATTGCTGACGGCGGGCTACCCCGAGGCCGTGGCGCATGCCCTGACCCGGCTGGTGACGCATGCCGCCCCTCACGGCGTCGTATCGGAGAAGCCGCTCGCGTGGGCGGCGAGGCGACGGCTGGCAACGCCTCATCTGCCGCAGGGGGCTCCGACTTCTCCCGCACTGGCAAACCTGTGTGCCTTCCGCCTCGATTGTCGCCTGGGCGGTCTCGCGAAGGCCGCGGGTGCTAATTACACGCGATACGCGGACGATCTCCTTTTCTCCGGCGGCGAGGATTTCGCGCGGCAGACGGGGCGCTTCGTTGTCGCGGCTGCGGCTGTCATCCTTGAAGAAGGATTCACGCCGAATCATCGCAAGACCCGCGTGATGCGTCGGGGGCAGCAGCAGCACGCTGCCGGGGTCATCCTCAACGAGCGGCCGAATATCGACCGCCGCGAATACGACCGGCTGAAGGCGATCTTGACGAATTGCGTCCGCCACGGGGCCGAGTTGCAGAACTGCGAGGGGCATGCGGACTTCGCGGCGTATCTGTCAGGAAAAATCTCGTGGGTCGCCTTCATCCATCCGGAGAAGGGGCGGAAGCTGCGTGCGATCTACGAGGGGATCGAGTGGGGCTTTTGATGCGCCGTCCACACGTGTCGACGGAACGTCGACACCCCTTATCAAGAAGGCCGGTCAATCCGTCATCTTCTGCAATTCCGGCAGCGCATTTGCCTCGGCCTCGGCGAGAAGGCGTGCCTCGGCCTCGCGCGGGACTTCCATGGTGAAGCGCGTCTCCTGGCCCGGGGTCGAGCTGACGTCGATGCCGCCGCCGTGCGCTTCCACCGCGCGCTTCACAATTGAAAGCCCGAGTCCGGTGCCCTTGATCTCTTCCTGCGAGTGGTGCTTTTCCACCCGGTAGAAGCGTCGGAAAATGTGCGGCAGGTCTGCACTCGGGATGCCCACGCCATCGTCGGCCACCCAGATGCGGGTCACTTCTTCATTCCGGCTGCAGCCGATGGTCACGGTGAGGCCGGGACGTGGATTCTGCTTCAACGCGTTTTCGACAAGGTTGAAGAGCACCTGCGTCCAGTAAAAGCGATCGCCGGCGAAGGTGAAATCGAGATCCGGCATGTCGATCTTGATCGTCGCCTGCTGGTTGTGGATCACGGATTCCAAACGCTCCAGCACGTCGCTCACGCAGGAGCGGATGCGGAAAGGCTTCACCTTCAGCGCTGCTGCTTCGCCGGACTCGAGACGGGAGATGACAAGCATGTCCTCCACGATGCGGGAGATGCGCTCGGTGTGCTTGCGCATCACCTTCAGGAAGCGGCGCGTGAG
This genomic interval carries:
- a CDS encoding efflux RND transporter periplasmic adaptor subunit; the protein is MNPTLDTLSRAPAETSRPVRRIPAWLVPLGLLASFALLFLALFRDRLLPATPVETALVLATAGGEESSSTPSSEPGGMLFQASGWIEPDPLPIRATALIDGVVDVVHVLEGQSVKKGEPLATLVDADARLALAASESRHRMFVSGRASHLVAIDAARKKLENLEAMRAAAVSMEEEADDRHARIKDLKNAVSAAEIVATRLALDRAKSGYLAAEATAAEASSEVKRLELETQTKDDEIAAAMVEVDQAKLALSRTRIVSPVDGRVLRLNAAPGQKKMLLMDDPDSSTIAILYQPDRLQVRVDVPLADAARLSVGQAAKVRCSLLPEKVFAGEVTRITGEADVQRNTLQAKVRIIDPIDQLRPEMLCRVEFLGSASTIPGQSVGGILAIWVPESAVVDGTAWVCDPESKRVEKRAIQTSAETREGRLRIIDGLRLGEHVVLSPKNLREGQRVNPTQP
- a CDS encoding ABC transporter ATP-binding protein, which encodes MNEQPMIQCRGVSKSYRKGSTVVTPLEKLDLDVPRGEFLALMGPSGSGKTTLLNLLSGIDSPTEGSLVIAGKELAKLNRRELTKWRANHVGYIFQLYHLVPVLTAFENVELPLLLAPMSKKERHGRVEAALTLVGLADRMHHAPTELSGGQEQRVAIARALVADPALLVADEPTGDLDRESATRILDLLQQLSREHGKTIVMVTHDPRAAEAADRTLHLEKGQLILS
- a CDS encoding ABC transporter permease, coding for MNALLNLLRLSWTQLSRHRVRSLLTVLGVASGMFLYTAVETLQRSLAKATEQSAADTTLVVYRQNRFCPSASRLPEHYADEILRIDGVRDVIPVQIVVNNCGASLDVITFRGVPDDQLAKFAPEIQVIAGSMEEWQKRGDGALVGEVFAQRRGLKPGDRFDGAGVTVTVAGILRSPFPQDNNVAYVKLPFLQRASKAGLGVVTQFNVRVNSGDDLKPVARAIDERFHSDAQPTDTRPEKAFFAETAAELIELIGFTRWLGIGAVLAVTALVANALLLVVRGRVKENAVLRTLGYPGRAIGCLVIGEGGMLGLAGGIAGVGLSAAFLRWQSFTMGNEGQTLAIQPDASVIVTGILAALLLGILASLWPAWQAVMQPIVKNLRG
- a CDS encoding ABC transporter permease translates to MLPFSYAVRNLTRSKSRLLQTIGGSALVVLLVMAAVAINQGMKRVLSASGSPNNVVLVGAGSEESIQRSEVAESAAGIAEAAVPGIGEELGVRAVSSEIHYMNYVDLGGGQRAQAMFRGVTPQALRVHPEVRVIAGSFPSAGQIMIGRLAWRKLGVPEAALQPGKHVTLDGQDLVISGIFAAPGTVLESELWATLGDIRVLSKRETVSCVVLRLDDPAGFADADLFAKQRLDLELSAIRESDYYARLSSFFKPLRAMTWITAGLIAAGALFGGVNTLYAAFASRVREMATLQAIGYGRGALLASLVQESTLACLTGTLLASLAAVLLLDGRTVPFSIGAFTLEIGPGVAITGVVTGLLLGLLGALPPAIRCLKPSLPFALRSS
- the chrA gene encoding chromate efflux transporter — encoded protein: MTSPPPVPTFREALRFWIKLGWISFGGPAGQFAIMHRELVEKRRWLSEEHFLHALNFCMLLPGPEAQQLATYLGWRLHGARGGIAAGALFVIPSVLILFFLSWLYMAGGEVTWIQGIFYGLMPAVIAIVASAVKRIGSKALKTPALWVLALLAFVAIFFFKVNFVVILTVTALVGWIGARFCPSQFPAGKGYGKADAGRASFVQLPPSPRATLRRSLTVTGICLALWWLPVVACGLLSGWHGVHFQQGLFFSKTAMVTIGGAYAVLPYVNQMAVEHYHWLDAGQMMAGLGLAETTPGPLIMVLQFVGFVAAWQNPGDMSPLLAATLGAGITTWVTFLPCFLFVFLGAPHVERLHERPRLASVLTAITAAVVGVILNLAIWFAMHALFPEGRGFDAIVAVMAIAAWIAMERFKVGILPVLATCAALGVLVSMLGGV
- a CDS encoding single-stranded DNA-binding protein, yielding MANLNKVMLIGNLTRDPEVRYTPKGTAVGDLGLAVNRRVADGNGNWSDETTFVDITVWGTNAENAQKYLTKGRGVFVEGRLQMDTWEDKQSGQKRSKLKVVAEVLQFLPDGKQGAGGGGGGGSRPGNGDGGGGGGYSQQPRQSSAPQGASPASSGDYHDEEDDIPF
- the rpsF gene encoding 30S ribosomal protein S6 — its product is MSRKYEGLVILNTKSIEGTIDDLVATVSKEIESEGANVADVRQLGRRKFAYASRHLESGHYVSYSFKAEPETITRIQEKLKLNGNVHLQHFQRVA
- the pth gene encoding aminoacyl-tRNA hydrolase, coding for METGASIPLVVGLGNPGRQYENTRHNVGFMVLERLALLAGVPFESKPKWQSHVAKLPGSGVLLVKPQSFMNLSGRPVRQITTFHKWTPEQVLVVYDDVSLPLGKLRFRERGSAGGHNGIKSMIEHLGGDAFPRLKVGIGASEPGNMTGHVLGTFREDEREALENTLARAVAAVQLALSQGLTAAAGFYNSNNGTT
- a CDS encoding 50S ribosomal protein L25, which translates into the protein MAKKHVLKAEPRQRSGSGVLKQLRREGWIPSVIYGRGTENKNLKVDAKAFGELLAHATSENILINLDLGGANQLAFLQTVQHDPLSGKALHIDFLSVDENSEITAHIPVHLTGEAAGVKAGGLLEQLGHTLEVRCVASVLPEVLEFDVTHLNEGDSLHIGDVKLPAGVTATHADDVVIAHVAKSAAAVSEAAASA
- a CDS encoding reverse transcriptase family protein; protein product: MSSRAHSIRLLAAALAAGPMDDVEALVDRARPLVGDLGKARWLRPLAEKLAREFGAQPRPTVRQVMDRILDHRSFIEAWTRGQGRITAAHVMPVMAPAEGAPRSWDLPGISTIGELSDVLGIHADDLGWLTAYGTAEHYRHRWHQKPDGRFRLIEMPKTLLKHVQRRVLRRILDAIPPHEAAMGFRKGSSVRDFVAPHAGRHVLVRIDLEDFFPSISSARVLRVLLTAGYPEAVAHALTRLVTHAAPHGVVSEKPLAWAARRRLATPHLPQGAPTSPALANLCAFRLDCRLGGLAKAAGANYTRYADDLLFSGGEDFARQTGRFVVAAAAVILEEGFTPNHRKTRVMRRGQQQHAAGVILNERPNIDRREYDRLKAILTNCVRHGAELQNCEGHADFAAYLSGKISWVAFIHPEKGRKLRAIYEGIEWGF
- a CDS encoding sensor histidine kinase — protein: MPEPFATFSSVAALAAIAALGVTALRLRRARKKFNEEVSAWKLKLDLDLRQAKRERDQLLDALGDAFMLVDANSRVLFANKAARTLFRGRDLTGRTVQEAFLDQRLAAALMRCLDTGEPTVTRAVLPQQSSPLGDQERRGMNAWVIDAARLSDSPADDPTTRVVIRDVTSEYQTEQIRKDFVANASHELRTPLAIINGYLENLIDDDLLDDKELTRRFLKVMRKHTERISRIVEDMLVISRLESGEAAALKVKPFRIRSCVSDVLERLESVIHNQQATIKIDMPDLDFTFAGDRFYWTQVLFNLVENALKQNPRPGLTVTIGCSRNEEVTRIWVADDGVGIPSADLPHIFRRFYRVEKHHSQEEIKGTGLGLSIVKRAVEAHGGGIDVSSTPGQETRFTMEVPREAEARLLAEAEANALPELQKMTD